The genomic interval TCGCAATAGCCAACAACACAAAAAGTAGTGCTAATATTATTTGTCCTCCTAAACCACCATCCATAATTAATTTATAGATAGAAAGTGTTTTTTCTTCTGAAACAACCTCTTCTAAAACCTCTTTATTCTCTTGAAAAAATAACAACATTTAATTCTATTTTTAAGTTCTACTTAAGTAACGACCTTTCTATTTTTAAATTGTTTCAACTTAAAATAATCGTCTTTATTTTACATCAAAAAAAATGCCATATTACAAAATGACATTCTTTTAATTATTTTATTTACTAACCCGCTATATATTCTAAATAACATCTACAATATTCGCTTTAATACCTTTTGATATAAACATTGAATTAACAGATTTTCACAGAAACAAACAACGAGTTTTAGAATACAAATCTAACTATTAACTTTATATTAATTGCTTTAAAGCGATCTCAAATGCTGTTGAACAAATTTTTGTTTTAGAAGCACTCCTTTTAAAAGTTCGCTGCAACGCTTTCTTTATAATATTAGAGGTATCATTAAAAATTGCTTTATCCTGCATTGGCAAAGCTACTTTCGCCTCCATTAAATACGCAAAAACTCTTGCGATACCACAATTTGAAATAAAATCTGGTAATAAACTTAAATGATTATCCGTATATTCCATAATTGGACCAAAGAAAATTTCTTTGTCTGCAAACGGAACATTTGCTCCCGGAGAAATCACTTCTAACCCAGTATCTATCATACGTTGAACCTGATCTTGAGAAACCAATCTAGAAGCTGCAGCTGGTACAAATATTTCAGCAGGCAAACTCCATATTTTTTCATTAATCTCTTCAAAAGGAATCATATTATTAGAAACTAACTGATTTCCGTTTTTCATCAAAAACAAAGCAGTCATTTCTTGCATCGTAAACCCTTCTTCACTTATAACACCACCATCTCTATCAATAATCCCTACAACCTTAGCACCCAACTGCGTTAAATAATAAGCAGCAGCAGCACCTACATTTCCAAACCCTTGTATAATTGCTCTTTTTCCTTTTATTTCTCCTCCGTAAATAGCATAATAATGCTTCACAGCTTCTGCTACTCCATAACCAGTTAACATATCTGCCACTGTATATTTCCTAGATAAATCTGGCGAAAAAACCTTATCTTCAATCACCTTAATTACACCCATTCGCAATTGGCCAATTCTATTTATTTTATCTGCTTCTGTCGGTTTAAAATGTCCGTTAAAAATCCCTTCTTGCGGATGCCAAACTCCACAATTTTCCGTAATAGGAATGACATCTTTATCTGCATCTACATTTAAATCTCCACCTGTTCCGTAATAATGTTTCAACAATGGAGTAACTGCTTTATACCAACGCTCTAAAACACCTCTTTTTCTAGGGTCGCTCGGATCAAAATTAATACCCGATTTAGCGCCTCCAATTGCGGGACCAGAAACAGTAAACTTCACCTCCATTGTTTTGGCTAGAGACAAAACCTCATTCATATTTAACCCTTTACGCATTCTTGTACCACCGCCGGCAGCACCACCTCTTAAAGAGTTAATTACAACCCAACCTTCTGCTTCCGTTTCTGGATCTTTCCAATTAAAAACAATTTCCGGCTGCTTATTCTCGTATATTTTTAATAATTCTTTCATTATAAAATTTTAAATAGATGAACTTTTCTTTTTGCTTTTTCAAACAATTTTATTTTTGCTATAAAATCCCCTTCAGGGGAAAAGTTAAAGTTGATTCATTTTTAAAATTTTATTAATTTCTTATTATGCTGATACTATACAAACTTACAGTAAAAAAACGATTGTTCAAATTTTTTATTTTAATAAGAATTGACTCCTAAAACACCTTGAAACAACCGCTTTTATAAATACATCTTTTTATAACTTCGGATAAAAAACTTCTCCAGAAGAATGATCTTTGCTTGCTCCCGTTACAGAACTCAAACAATTTACTTTATCCTCACTTTTTAATAAACCTAAAAAAGCAAAAATAAGCGCTTCTTTAAAATTTATAAGTTGCTGACCAGGAACAATAAGATCTACTTCTTTTTCTTCTTTTACCTTATTTATTAAATACTCATTAAAAGCACCACCACCAGTAACCAAAACCCTCGCGTTTTTAGGCAACACTTCTGCCAGCGCCCAAGCAACATGATCTGTAAATGTTCTTAATAAATCTTCTGGTTTTCGCTTCTCTGATTCTAATCTTGGAAAAATTTCTTTTTGCACCCACTCTAATCCTAAAGATTTTGGTGGTTTTTGCTGATAATAATCCAACAATCTTAAATCTGACTCTAACTGCATTAAATAAGTTCCGTTTGCTGCAATTTGTCCTTTATCATCATACTCAAAACCTAATTCCTTTGCATATTTATTCAGCACAATATTTACCGGACAAACATCATACGCAATTCTTTTACCATCCTCATGAAATGAGATATTAGAAAAACCACCAAGATTTAAGCAATAATCGTAATCAGAAAAAAGCAATTCATCTCCAATTGGGACCAAAGGCGCTCCTTGCCCACCTAAATCGACATCTTGTGTTCTAAAATCACAAATAACTTTTTGACCCGTTGCATCAGCAATTGTTTGCCCATCTCCCACCTGAAGTGTAATTCCATTTTCTGGTTGATGCAAAACTGTATGCCCA from Polaribacter sejongensis carries:
- a CDS encoding Glu/Leu/Phe/Val dehydrogenase dimerization domain-containing protein, with amino-acid sequence MKELLKIYENKQPEIVFNWKDPETEAEGWVVINSLRGGAAGGGTRMRKGLNMNEVLSLAKTMEVKFTVSGPAIGGAKSGINFDPSDPRKRGVLERWYKAVTPLLKHYYGTGGDLNVDADKDVIPITENCGVWHPQEGIFNGHFKPTEADKINRIGQLRMGVIKVIEDKVFSPDLSRKYTVADMLTGYGVAEAVKHYYAIYGGEIKGKRAIIQGFGNVGAAAAYYLTQLGAKVVGIIDRDGGVISEEGFTMQEMTALFLMKNGNQLVSNNMIPFEEINEKIWSLPAEIFVPAAASRLVSQDQVQRMIDTGLEVISPGANVPFADKEIFFGPIMEYTDNHLSLLPDFISNCGIARVFAYLMEAKVALPMQDKAIFNDTSNIIKKALQRTFKRSASKTKICSTAFEIALKQLI
- a CDS encoding anhydro-N-acetylmuramic acid kinase, with the translated sequence MNISEVFIIGLMSGTSLDGIDLVYVKFDKENYQNFDIIHSKTVSYSEKWKAILQDAIHFSSDGLSILDVDYGKLLGKEITAFVDEFQIEKIDFIASHGHTVLHQPENGITLQVGDGQTIADATGQKVICDFRTQDVDLGGQGAPLVPIGDELLFSDYDYCLNLGGFSNISFHEDGKRIAYDVCPVNIVLNKYAKELGFEYDDKGQIAANGTYLMQLESDLRLLDYYQQKPPKSLGLEWVQKEIFPRLESEKRKPEDLLRTFTDHVAWALAEVLPKNARVLVTGGGAFNEYLINKVKEEKEVDLIVPGQQLINFKEALIFAFLGLLKSEDKVNCLSSVTGASKDHSSGEVFYPKL